A single genomic interval of Clostridium facile harbors:
- a CDS encoding YcxB family protein — MDEKQKETQLEPDQEIQQEPQEKSQAELYYEEHKHDFDGLFQWKKDKKDGDEEQEEEYKDDPTKSQAENYYNKNIDQLENVYQIKKKKSKKEEQKPATSNIDLQQYDEKDLPPVRMGDKEDTSLPHIPVSYNLTEEEVETGMKAFQKKHLFKRNLIFTILFGLVLVFYLIDLFLRTPSTVTYLGTIVCIAVVFIIWYNPVRHRKQVAKAMAQIEEPFTMDIYDEYIFVKEENGGFRIMYNNPSNFILNQKDKYIISVGKERIYILPKRCLDEEQQAGINQKFQALGERLIQTEA, encoded by the coding sequence ATGGACGAAAAACAAAAGGAAACCCAGTTGGAACCAGATCAGGAAATACAGCAGGAGCCACAAGAGAAATCCCAGGCGGAACTGTATTACGAAGAGCATAAGCATGATTTTGATGGCTTGTTCCAATGGAAAAAAGATAAAAAAGATGGGGATGAGGAGCAGGAAGAAGAATACAAGGACGATCCAACCAAATCCCAAGCAGAAAATTATTACAACAAAAATATTGACCAATTGGAAAATGTATACCAAATTAAAAAGAAAAAATCAAAAAAAGAAGAGCAAAAACCAGCTACTTCCAATATTGATTTGCAGCAGTATGATGAAAAAGACCTTCCTCCTGTGAGAATGGGAGATAAAGAAGATACTTCCCTACCCCACATTCCAGTATCCTATAACCTGACGGAAGAGGAAGTGGAAACCGGGATGAAGGCATTCCAGAAAAAGCATCTGTTTAAGCGCAACCTTATTTTTACCATTTTGTTTGGGTTGGTGCTGGTATTTTATTTAATTGATTTGTTTTTACGTACCCCTTCCACGGTTACTTACCTGGGTACCATTGTTTGTATTGCCGTGGTTTTTATCATTTGGTACAATCCAGTACGCCACCGCAAACAGGTGGCAAAGGCAATGGCACAGATTGAAGAGCCTTTTACCATGGATATTTATGACGAATACATTTTTGTAAAAGAAGAAAACGGCGGTTTCCGTATTATGTACAACAATCCCAGCAATTTTATCCTTAACCAGAAGGATAAATACATTATCAGCGTTGGGAAAGAGCGGATTTATATCCTGCCAAAACGCTGCTTGGATGAGGAACAGCAGGCAGGGATAAATCAGAAATTCCAGGCTCTCGGGGAACGGTTGATTCAAACAGAAGCATAG
- the gyrB gene encoding DNA topoisomerase (ATP-hydrolyzing) subunit B — MERINQNYDENQIQVLEGLEAVRKRPGMYIGSTGSKGLHHLVYEIVDNSIDEALAGFCTQIDVEILPGDVIRVSDNGRGIPTGIHPKEGISAATVVYTMLHAGGKFGGGGYKVAGGLHGVGASVVNALSEWLELTVYDGQHINYQKFARGNYDEQMKIIGDTTKTGTSVMFKADGTIFSETHYDYDILLTRLREQAFLNAGVKIVLTDRRGEEPVGETLHYEGGIVSFVEFIHKRRQLETINDQVIYLKAKEGDSIAEVALQYNDSYNELILSFANNIHTPDGGTHETGFKNALTKVFNEYAKKTNLLKDADKKLIGDDVREGLTAIISVKLTNCEFEGQTKTKLGNVEVRQLVEKMVTEKLMDYFDENPSVAQEIISKSLNAQKAREAARKARELTRRKSALESASLPGKLADCSERDPELTELYIVEGDSAGGSAKSGRERKYQAILPLWGKMLNVEKARLDKVYGNEKLMPVVTALGTSIGEDFDITKLRYNKIVIMADADVDGSHIRTLLLTFFFRFMRPLIENGNVYIAQPPLYRLTRGKVHKYAYSDEERNSLLVTMRGDNPDAKIDIQRYKGLGEMDPEQLWETTMNPENRVMIQVTMEDAAAADEIFTILMGDKVAPRREFIEQNARYVQNLDI; from the coding sequence TTGGAAAGAATCAATCAAAACTATGATGAAAATCAAATCCAGGTATTAGAAGGACTGGAAGCAGTTCGTAAGCGTCCCGGTATGTATATTGGGTCTACTGGCTCCAAAGGGCTGCACCACCTGGTGTATGAGATTGTGGATAACTCCATTGATGAGGCTTTGGCTGGTTTCTGTACCCAGATCGACGTGGAAATTCTTCCCGGCGATGTGATCAGAGTCTCGGATAACGGCCGTGGGATTCCAACTGGTATCCATCCAAAAGAAGGGATATCCGCAGCAACTGTGGTATATACCATGCTACATGCGGGAGGAAAATTTGGCGGTGGCGGTTATAAAGTAGCCGGTGGTTTACATGGGGTAGGTGCGTCGGTTGTAAATGCCCTGAGTGAATGGCTGGAACTGACGGTATATGATGGACAGCATATCAACTACCAAAAATTTGCCCGTGGAAACTATGATGAACAAATGAAGATTATTGGAGATACCACGAAAACAGGTACTTCTGTTATGTTCAAAGCCGACGGGACGATTTTTAGTGAAACCCACTATGATTACGATATTTTGCTGACCCGTTTGCGGGAACAGGCATTTTTGAACGCTGGAGTAAAAATTGTGCTCACCGACCGTCGTGGAGAGGAACCAGTTGGGGAAACCTTACACTACGAAGGTGGTATTGTAAGCTTTGTAGAATTTATCCACAAACGCAGGCAGTTGGAAACAATCAATGACCAGGTAATCTATTTAAAAGCAAAAGAGGGGGATTCTATTGCGGAAGTTGCCCTTCAGTACAACGATAGTTATAACGAATTAATCCTGTCTTTCGCCAATAATATTCATACACCGGATGGCGGTACCCATGAGACTGGTTTTAAAAACGCACTGACGAAAGTATTTAACGAATACGCGAAAAAGACCAATTTACTTAAAGATGCGGATAAAAAGCTGATTGGCGATGATGTGCGGGAGGGCTTGACCGCTATTATTAGCGTAAAGCTCACCAACTGTGAATTTGAGGGTCAAACTAAAACCAAGTTGGGCAATGTGGAAGTGCGCCAGTTGGTGGAAAAGATGGTTACTGAAAAACTAATGGATTATTTTGATGAAAATCCATCGGTTGCCCAGGAAATTATCTCGAAATCCTTAAATGCTCAAAAAGCAAGGGAAGCGGCAAGGAAAGCAAGGGAATTAACCAGACGGAAATCCGCCCTGGAAAGCGCATCCCTGCCAGGAAAATTAGCGGATTGTTCCGAACGTGACCCAGAATTGACTGAATTGTACATTGTCGAAGGGGATTCCGCAGGTGGGTCCGCAAAAAGCGGGCGAGAACGAAAATATCAAGCAATCCTTCCTCTGTGGGGAAAAATGCTCAACGTAGAAAAGGCGCGCCTGGACAAAGTGTACGGCAATGAAAAATTGATGCCAGTAGTTACAGCATTGGGTACTTCCATTGGAGAAGATTTTGATATTACGAAACTCCGTTATAACAAGATTGTCATCATGGCGGATGCCGATGTGGATGGTAGCCATATCCGTACCCTATTGCTGACCTTCTTCTTCCGTTTCATGCGGCCTTTGATTGAAAATGGGAACGTTTATATTGCACAGCCTCCGTTGTATCGTTTAACCAGAGGAAAAGTGCATAAATATGCTTACAGTGATGAGGAACGCAACAGTTTACTGGTAACTATGCGGGGAGATAACCCAGATGCGAAAATTGATATCCAGCGTTACAAAGGTCTAGGTGAAATGGACCCAGAACAGCTTTGGGAAACTACCATGAATCCAGAAAACAGAGTAATGATTCAGGTTACTATGGAAGACGCAGCGGCAGCGGATGAAATCTTTACTATCCTCATGGGGGATAAAGTAGCACCACGCCGTGAATTCATTGAACAGAACGCACGGTATGTGCAGAATTTGGATATTTAA